The following proteins are co-located in the Eublepharis macularius isolate TG4126 chromosome 5, MPM_Emac_v1.0, whole genome shotgun sequence genome:
- the ANGPTL1 gene encoding angiopoietin-related protein 1, producing the protein MKRLSWTWALLLLLLVPNGHYTKQSKLKNSLRRHPRSTEGGDEGRKCSYTFIVPEQKITGPICVNTKGPGPESKKDEITRMDIENLKDVLSKQKREIDLLQLVVDVDGNIVNEVKLLRKESRNMNSRVTQLYMQLLHEIIRKRDNSLELSQLENKILNATTEMLKMTTRYRELEIKYAALTDLVNNQSVIISLLEEQCLRIFSRQDTHGSPPLVQVVPHHIPNSQHYTPGLLGSNEIQRDPGYPRDRDVRPPPDPATSPTKSPFRIPPLTLINEGPFKDCQQAKQAGYSSSGIYMIKPENSNGPMQLWCENSLDPGGWTVIQKRTDGSVNFFTNWDNYKKGFGNVAGEYWLGLENIFLLSNQDNYRLLIELEDWSNKKVYAEYSSFRLEPESEFYRLRLGTYQGNAGDSMIWHNGKQFTTLDRDRDMYTGNCAHFHKGGWWYNACAHSNLNGVWYRGGHYRSKHQDGIFWAEYRGGSYSLKAVQMMIRPID; encoded by the exons ATGAAGAGACTTTCGTGGACATGGgctttgctgttattattattagtaccCAACGGACACTATACgaaacaatctaaactaaaaaACTCTCTAAGACGTCACCCACGTTCCACAGAAGGGGGAGATGAAGGAAGAAAGTGTAGCTACACATTTATTGTCCCTGAACAAAAAATAACTGGACCAATTTGTGTCAACACAAAAGGACCAGGACCAGAGAGTAAAAAAGATGAAATTACAAGGATGGACATTGAGAATCTGAAGGATGTGTTATCTAAGCAAAAACGAGAGATTGATCTCCTGCAGCTAGTGGTAGATGTGGATGGGAATATAGTGAATGAAGTAAAGCTGCTGAGAAAAGAAAGCCGTAACATGAATTCCCGGGTCACTCAGCTCTATATGCAGCTTCTGCATGAGATCATTCGCAAACGGGACAACTCACTTGAGCTTTCCCAGCTGGAAAACAAAATCCTCAATGCTACAACAGAAATGTTGAAAATGACAACAAGATACAGAGAACTTGAAATAAAATACGCAGCACTAACTGATCTTGTAAATAATCAGTCTGTCATCATCTCTTTATTGGAAGAGCAATGCTTGCGGATATTCTCACGACAGGATACACATGGCTCTCCACCATTAGTTCAGGTGGTACCTCATCACATTCCTAACAGCCAGCACTACACCCCAGGACTCTTGGGAAGTAATGAAATACAGAGAGATCCAGGTTATCCTAGAGACAGAGATGTAAGGCCACCTCCTGATCCAGCTACTTCTCCTACAAAAAGCCCTTTCAGGATCCCACCATTGACTTTAATCAATGAAG GTCCATTTAAAGACTGTCAACAAGCCAAACAAGCTGGCTATTCCAGCAGTGGGATTTATATGATCAAGCCCGAAAACAGCAACGGACCAATGCAATTatggtgtgaaaacagccttgatCCTGGGGGTTGGACAGTTATACAGAAAAGAACAGATGGTTCTGTAAACTTCTTCACAAACTGGGACAATTAcaag AAAGGATTTGGAAATGTTGCTGGAGAATACTGGCTGGgactggaaaatatttttttgcttAGCAATCAGGACAATTATAGACTTCTAATTGAATTAGAAGACTGGTCTAATAAGAAAGTCTATGCAGAATACAGTAGtttccgcttggagccagaaagTGAATTCTACAGATTACGTCTTGGCACCTATCAGGGGAACGCTGGTGACTCCATGATTTGGCACAATGGGAAACAGTTTACAACACTGGATCGAGACAGAGACATGTACACAG GAAACTGTGCCCACTTTCATAAAGGAGGTTGGTGGTACAATGCTTGTGCTCATTCTA